One Aphidius gifuensis isolate YNYX2018 linkage group LG3, ASM1490517v1, whole genome shotgun sequence DNA window includes the following coding sequences:
- the LOC122851699 gene encoding protein FAM98A, whose protein sequence is MDTNLTQSLEDVGYEGYLLDEKKLNQALEKGAKSPDFTGLVAWFADEFVLYENIEERINPTTSSDDSSIFLLELSSFLKELGCINVQLTSGNVNQRLSTIDHRILLIEYLIMELMSCKINNAKKTNIPSINNQVTINESDTAKCLKDILVTLEIAKPPDTITSLQLFKKIEDKLIVILKSVPKDLLGSPLIMGELSKKQWDDLDKIQEEMKTEYKTRKEMLLKRLDVTVKSFLWSDRIKAKEDQLNACYYAKREKMSTEPNVKISNLLSSRDDLAIIEKTSNASVRKNTRNDVTKVIIGDVPDRGGRPNEVEPPPREMPSWQKDRQPDLPRGGGRGGGRGGRGRGGDGGYQNRKDATANFGQNIDNYDNKQASYDQPSYDNRGGDYERRGGRGGGGGGYHRGRGGRVQGGWAQGGHARGGNRSQY, encoded by the exons atggataCTAATTTAACTCAAAGTTTGGAAGATGTTGG ataTGAAGGTTAtttacttgatgaaaaaaaattaaatcaagcaCTAGAAAAAGGTGCAAAATCACCAGATTTTACTGGACTCGTTGCTTGGTTTGCTGATGAATTTGTactttatgaaaatattgaagaacGTATTAATCCAACAACATCATCTGAtgattcaagtatttttctaCTAGAATTAAgttcatttttaaaagaacTTGGATGTATTAATGTACAGTTAACTTCTGGAAATGTTAATCAAAGACTTTCAACAATTGATCATAGAATTTTGttgattgaatatttaataatggaaCTAATgtcatgtaaaataaataatgctaaaaaaacaaatattccATCAATCAATAATCAAGTAACAATT AATGAAAGTGATACAGCAAAATGTCTAAAAGACATACTTGTAACTCTTGAAATAGCTAAACCACCTGATACAATAACatcattacaattatttaaaaaaattgaggataaattaattgtcataTTAAAATCTGTACCCAAGGATTTACTTGGTTCACCATTAATCATGGgagaattatcaaaaaaacaatggGATGATTTGGATAAAATCCAGGAAGAAATGAAGACTGAATATAAAACACGTAAAGAAATGTTGCTCAAAAGACTAGATGTTACTGTTAAATCATTCttg tgGTCTGATCGTATAAAAGCAAAAGAAGATCAATTAAATGCTTGTTATTATGCAAAACGTGAAAAAATGTCAACAGAGccaaatgtaaaaatttcaaatttattatcatcacgtGATGATTTggcaataattgaaaaaacaagtaaTGCATCTGTAAGAAAAAATACACGTAATGATGTAACAAAAGTTATAATTGGTGATGTACCAGATAGAGGTGGTCGTCCAAATGAAGTTGAACCACCACCAAGAGAAATGCCATCATGGCAAAAAGATAGACAACCAGATTTACCTAGAGGTGGAGGTAGAGGTGGTGGTAGAGGTGGTAGAGGTAGAGGAGGTGATGGTGGATATCAAAATCGTAAAGATGCAACAGCAAATTTTGgacaaaatattgataattatgacAATAAACAAGCATCATATGATCAGCCAAGTTATGATAACAGAGGAGGTGATTATGAACGACGTGGTGGTCgaggaggtggtggtggtggttatCATCGAGGTCGAGGTGGACGTGTTCAAGGAGGCTGGGCTCAAGGTGGTCATGCTAGAGGAGGTAACAGATCACAatattag
- the LOC122853557 gene encoding DNA polymerase eta-like, protein MSESEERIIALIDMDCFFCQVESREKPELKGKPMVVSQFNMVLAVNYEARDLGISRFVRGDEAKEKYPDVNVVSVPERRGKGDISKYRSAGAEVINVLKQHCPIVERASIDEAFLDITDLVDRRMESTLISSSNVEKYLTNTFVVGYCDTTNDEDKRYDGMKKWINESFDNMGGEQERKLAIGAIIIEELRSEIYEKCEFKCSAGISYNKVLAKLACGLHKPNKQTILSMSSVPELFSTLSVNKIRNLGGKIGMAIVEKLNCNVMSDLLCFSMDQLEKQFDKKTAMWLFNIARGIDHEQVKSRLISKSIGASKNFWGEEVITEIQKLKAWIDILSEDISERLEQDLQDNSRRATALTVSYQYVRDKKNISQSRTSTLTSYKAEKISSHAFDIIKKTMQTPVSYLKLFPDLDNIDSSIVELLPSELQQEAKIYLKSNDKDLDQTNV, encoded by the exons ATGTCAGAATCTGAGGAACGAATAATTGCTTTAATTGACAtggattgttttttttgtcaagtaGAATCAAGAGAAAAGCCAGAGTTGAAAGGAAAACCAATGGTTGTTTCACAATTCAACAT GGTTCTTGCTGTTAATTATGAAGCTAGAGATCTTGGTATAAGTAGATTTGTACGAGGTGATGaggcaaaagaaaaatatccaGATGTAAATGTTGTCAGTGTTCCAGAACGACGTGGTAAAGGAGATATttcaaa atatagATCAGCTGGTGCTGAAgttataaatgttttaaaacaaCATTGTCCAATTGTCGAACGTGCCAGTATTGATGAGGCATTTTTAGATATAACAGATTTAGTTGATAGAAGAATGGAATCAActttaatatcatcaagtaatgtagaaaaatatttaacaaatacttTTGTAGTTGGATATTGTGATACAACAAATGATGAAGATAAAAGATATGATGGAatgaaaaaatggataaatgaatcatttgataatatgGGTGGTGAACAAGAACGGAAACTTGCAATTGgtgctattattattgaagaatTGAGAAgtgaaatttatgaaaaatgtgaATTTAAATGTTCTGctggtatttcatataataaagTATTGGCAAAACTTGCTTGTGGTTTACATAAaccaaataaacaaacaatattatcaatgtCATCTGTACCTGAGCTATTTTCAACTTTATCAGTTAACAAAATTAGAAATCTTGGTGGTAAAATTGGTATGgctattgttgaaaaattaaattgtaatgtTATGTCTGATTTGCTATGTTTTTCTATGGATCaacttgaaaaacaatttgataaaaaaactgCTATGTGGTTGTTTAATATTGCCAGGGGAATTGATCATGAACAAGTTAAATCAAgattaatttcaaaatcaattggtgctagtaaaaatttttgggGTGAAGAAGTTATAACTGAAATACAAAag TTGAAAGCATGGATTGATATTTTATCAGAGGATATTTCTGAAAGACTTGAGCAAGATTTACAAGATAACAGCAGAAGAGCAACGGCTTTGACAGTAAGTTATCAATATGtacgtgataaaaaaaatatatcacaaTCACGAACATCAACTTTAACTTCTTATAAAGCTGAAAAGATATCAAGTCATgcttttgatattattaaaaaaacaatgcaaACACCAGTTTCATATCTGA AGTTGTTTCCTGACTTGGATAATATTGACAGTTCAATTGTGGAACTGCTACCATCTGAATTACAACAAGAGGCAAAAATTTATCTCAAGTCAAATGATAAAGATCTTGATCAAACAAATG tttaa
- the LOC122851713 gene encoding methylated-DNA--protein-cysteine methyltransferase-like has translation MVKFSSMSNQQFKSSDFKIYYGEYLSPFGKCLIGLTGDKKSLCHLWFLDDNFKEAFEFMKNEWPGVQLIKDNKSIEKIAKMAFSEDDKENLQVFLKGTDFQVKVWKELINIPRGDTITYSDVAKLIGNPNAIRATAKVIAINRIAYVIPCHRVLPKTGISKYRWTTDRRLSILNFEKNIN, from the coding sequence ATGGTCAAGTTTTCATCAATGAGTAATCAACAATTCAAATCatctgattttaaaatttattatggaGAATATTTATCACCATTTGGCAAATGTTTAATTGGTTTAACTGGAGATAAAAAATCACTGTGTCATTTGTGGtttcttgatgataattttaaagaagCATTTGAATTTATGAAGAATGAATGGCCTGGTGTTCAACTTATCaaagataataaatcaattgaaaaaatagctAAAATGGCATTCTCTGAAGATGACAAAGAAAATCTTCAAGTGTTTCTTAAAGGTACAGATTTTCAAGTTAAAGTTTGGAAAGAATTGATCAACATACCAAGAGGAGATACAATTACATATTCAGATGTTGCTAAACTTATTGGTAATCCAAATGCAATTAGAGCAACAGCTAAAGTCATTGCTATTAATAGAATTGCTTATGTTATTCCTTGTCATCGAGTATTGCCAAAAACTGGTATCAGCAAATATCGCTGGACAACTGATAGACGTTTGTCCAtattaaatttcgaaaaaaatattaattaa